A region of Plantactinospora sp. BC1 DNA encodes the following proteins:
- a CDS encoding non-ribosomal peptide synthetase, whose product MSESQDHRLRADALSPAKRALLMRALAERAATADGIPRHPERRSGPMSFAQQRIWFMHQYAPESPALNDHVALRMHGRLDVDTLTRALRDVVARHDVLRTGFHPVDGVPTQTVADPPPVEIPVRPVPGTGPADREAAALRIAREHVRRPFDIARPPLLRPLLLAIDPEDHLFVLAMHQVALDGWSLGVLTREIVELYRAYRTGAAAELPELPIQYLDFARWQRANTDRHAGDLDYWRRQLDGAPPLLELPTDRPRAADARGDGDVHRFTVPAPLLDAVDSLAEQTGTSRFMVLLAVFEVLLARHSGESDICVGVPVANRNRPETENLIGFFVNTLVLRLRTGGATSFREVLDRVRQTALDAFGHQDLPFERLVEELQPERDLRQTPLFQVMFVLQNVPRPEVELPGLTVRPAPLHNGTAKYDLTLELFPASDGLLGLLEYSTELFDRDRVARMSAHYLTLLRAVVDDPGADVARIPLLTGDDYRRTVLEWNDTAVPEEWPGCVHHLVERQAARTPDAVAVRCGADESTYAGLNARANRIAHALLRRGTGRGDIVAVLARRGVDYLALLLGILKTGAAYLPIEPDAPAERLADLVRRSRSRTVVAGIRPDDLRTALDTAPPGGSDDDAPPRIVPLTELTEVDGEAGDEADPAPRGGPGDLAYVLYTSGSTGVPKGAMVEHAGMLNHVTAKLDDCGVTAGDVVAQNGPQSFDVSVWQFLAPLVRGAAVEVFTDEVAQEPARLLAEVARTGVTVLQVVPAVLRGMVTEAAALGAARPALDRLRWMVPTGDALQADLCREWFGLYPHVPVLNTYGSTECSDDQCHLAITGPDQLAGPAVVAIGTPIRNMRAYVLDRYGAPQPVGLPGELHIGGIGVGRGYLDDPVRTAEVFVPDPFSALPGARLYRTRDLVRQRPDGVIDFLGRTDHVVKVRGHRIEPGEVEAALNAHPRVHESVVVARAEAGGEKRLVAYLVPAGDAAPDGTGDGERVAGWRGVFDEVYGQDTDDTGLSRRVWTSSYTRRPLPDAEIAECVADTVGRIRALRPRRILELGCGTGLLLRRLAPHCDAYHGTDLSAEAVRRLRAATAGQPGMPELVLRHQAADDFAGIAPGDYDVVVVNEVVQYFPGVDYLRRVLAGAARAVRPGGAVFVGGVRSLPLLRAFHASVALANADPQSTVGALTREVDWAVRAEKELAVDPEFFTAVLPELPGIGAVEIELKGGRGDNEFTRFRYDVTLRAAAPAPDGPVRVVGSPAGFRDALAVGDGATVLLSGVRNARLAEPAALLDLLADADTDPDTPVRQLRDLVAARAAEWDGVDPADLVELADKYERRAVVSWSGTSPTAFDVVCRPANAATGQEPVRATRAALPASWDRFGNTPMSGAADDRLVEGVRDHLRQRLPGHLVPDAFVVLAALPLNTSGKVDRKALPAPGRASERPYVPPSTETERAVAEIWTAVLDVERVGADARFFELGGHSLLATQVQSRVRDRFAVELPLRSMFEHDSVAALAAEIDRRSVASVGGGADLAGLVTEVEGLSDAEVERMLEERGLA is encoded by the coding sequence ATGAGCGAGTCACAGGACCACCGCCTGCGGGCCGACGCCCTGTCGCCGGCCAAGCGTGCGCTGCTGATGCGCGCCCTGGCCGAGCGGGCCGCCACCGCCGACGGCATCCCCCGGCACCCGGAGCGGCGCAGCGGGCCGATGTCGTTCGCCCAGCAACGCATCTGGTTCATGCACCAGTACGCCCCGGAGAGCCCGGCCCTCAACGACCACGTGGCGCTTCGCATGCACGGCCGGCTGGACGTCGACACGCTGACCCGCGCACTGCGCGACGTCGTCGCCCGGCACGACGTGCTGCGTACCGGCTTCCACCCGGTCGACGGCGTACCGACCCAGACCGTCGCCGACCCGCCCCCGGTCGAGATACCGGTCCGCCCGGTGCCGGGGACCGGCCCGGCCGACCGCGAGGCGGCCGCGCTGCGGATCGCCCGCGAGCACGTGCGGCGCCCGTTCGACATCGCGCGCCCGCCGCTGCTGCGCCCGCTGCTGCTGGCGATCGACCCCGAGGACCACCTCTTCGTACTCGCGATGCACCAGGTCGCGCTGGACGGCTGGTCGCTCGGGGTGCTCACCCGGGAGATCGTGGAGCTGTACCGGGCGTACCGCACCGGGGCGGCGGCAGAGCTGCCGGAGCTGCCGATCCAGTACCTCGACTTCGCCCGGTGGCAGCGCGCGAACACCGACCGGCACGCCGGAGACCTCGACTACTGGCGGCGCCAGCTCGACGGGGCGCCACCGCTGCTGGAGCTGCCGACCGACCGGCCCCGCGCGGCCGACGCCCGTGGCGACGGCGACGTGCACCGCTTCACCGTCCCGGCACCCCTCCTCGACGCCGTGGACAGCCTGGCCGAGCAGACCGGGACGAGCCGGTTCATGGTGCTGCTCGCCGTCTTCGAGGTGCTGCTCGCCCGGCACAGCGGCGAGAGCGACATCTGCGTCGGCGTCCCCGTCGCCAACCGGAACCGCCCGGAGACGGAGAACCTGATCGGCTTCTTCGTCAACACCCTCGTGCTGCGGCTGCGAACCGGCGGCGCGACCAGCTTCCGGGAGGTGCTGGACCGGGTACGCCAGACCGCGCTGGACGCCTTCGGGCACCAGGACCTGCCGTTCGAGCGGCTCGTCGAGGAGCTGCAACCCGAGCGGGACCTGCGGCAGACGCCGCTGTTCCAGGTGATGTTCGTCCTGCAGAACGTTCCGCGCCCCGAGGTCGAGCTGCCCGGCCTCACCGTCCGGCCGGCGCCGCTGCACAACGGCACCGCCAAGTACGACCTCACGCTGGAGCTGTTTCCCGCGTCGGACGGGCTGCTCGGGCTCCTGGAGTACAGCACCGAGCTGTTCGACCGGGACCGCGTCGCGCGGATGTCGGCGCACTACCTGACGCTGCTGCGGGCGGTCGTCGACGACCCCGGTGCGGACGTCGCACGGATACCGCTGCTGACCGGGGACGACTACCGCCGGACCGTGCTGGAGTGGAACGACACCGCCGTACCGGAGGAGTGGCCGGGCTGCGTGCACCACCTCGTCGAGCGGCAGGCGGCCCGTACCCCGGACGCGGTCGCGGTGCGCTGCGGCGCCGACGAGTCGACGTACGCCGGACTGAACGCCCGGGCCAACCGGATCGCCCACGCGCTGCTGCGCCGGGGCACCGGCCGGGGTGACATCGTCGCGGTGCTGGCCCGACGCGGCGTCGACTACCTCGCGCTGCTGCTCGGCATCCTCAAGACCGGCGCCGCCTACCTGCCGATCGAGCCGGACGCGCCCGCCGAGCGCCTGGCCGACCTGGTCCGGCGCAGCCGCTCCCGGACCGTGGTCGCCGGCATCCGGCCGGACGACCTCCGCACGGCGCTCGACACCGCACCGCCCGGCGGATCCGACGACGACGCGCCGCCACGGATCGTACCCCTGACCGAACTGACCGAAGTGGACGGTGAAGCCGGCGACGAGGCCGACCCGGCACCGCGCGGCGGCCCCGGCGACCTCGCCTACGTGCTCTACACGTCCGGCTCCACCGGCGTGCCGAAGGGCGCGATGGTGGAGCACGCCGGCATGCTCAACCACGTCACCGCCAAGCTGGACGACTGCGGGGTGACCGCCGGTGACGTGGTGGCGCAGAACGGCCCCCAGTCGTTCGACGTCTCGGTCTGGCAGTTCCTCGCCCCGCTGGTGCGCGGCGCGGCGGTCGAGGTCTTCACCGACGAGGTGGCTCAGGAGCCGGCCCGGCTGCTGGCCGAGGTGGCCCGGACCGGTGTCACCGTGCTCCAGGTCGTGCCGGCGGTGCTGCGTGGCATGGTCACCGAGGCCGCCGCGCTCGGCGCCGCCCGTCCGGCCCTGGACCGGCTCCGCTGGATGGTGCCGACCGGCGACGCGTTGCAGGCCGACCTGTGCCGGGAGTGGTTCGGGCTCTATCCGCACGTCCCGGTGCTCAACACGTACGGCTCGACCGAGTGCTCCGACGACCAGTGCCACCTGGCGATCACCGGTCCGGATCAGCTCGCCGGCCCGGCCGTGGTCGCCATCGGCACCCCGATCCGGAACATGCGCGCCTACGTCCTCGACCGGTACGGCGCGCCGCAGCCGGTCGGCCTCCCCGGCGAACTGCACATCGGCGGGATCGGGGTGGGGCGCGGCTACCTCGACGACCCGGTACGCACCGCCGAGGTGTTCGTGCCCGACCCGTTCTCCGCGCTGCCCGGCGCCCGGCTCTACCGCACCCGGGACCTGGTACGGCAGCGGCCGGACGGCGTCATCGACTTCCTCGGCCGCACCGACCACGTGGTCAAGGTACGCGGCCACCGGATCGAACCGGGCGAGGTGGAGGCGGCCCTGAACGCACACCCGCGGGTCCACGAGAGCGTGGTGGTGGCCCGTGCCGAGGCGGGCGGTGAGAAGCGGCTCGTCGCCTACCTGGTGCCGGCCGGTGACGCGGCGCCGGACGGCACCGGTGACGGCGAGCGGGTCGCCGGTTGGCGCGGCGTCTTCGACGAGGTGTACGGCCAGGACACCGACGACACCGGGCTGAGCCGGCGGGTCTGGACCAGCAGTTACACCCGTCGGCCGCTGCCGGACGCGGAGATCGCCGAGTGTGTCGCGGACACCGTCGGACGGATCCGGGCGCTCCGGCCACGGCGGATCCTGGAGCTGGGCTGCGGCACCGGCCTGCTGCTGCGCCGACTCGCGCCGCACTGCGACGCCTACCACGGCACCGACCTGTCGGCGGAGGCGGTGCGCCGGCTGCGCGCGGCGACGGCCGGTCAGCCGGGGATGCCGGAACTCGTCCTGCGGCACCAGGCCGCCGACGACTTCGCCGGCATCGCCCCGGGCGACTACGACGTGGTCGTGGTCAACGAGGTCGTGCAGTACTTTCCCGGCGTCGACTACCTGCGGCGGGTACTGGCGGGCGCGGCCCGCGCGGTCCGCCCCGGCGGTGCGGTCTTCGTCGGCGGGGTGCGCAGCCTCCCGCTGCTGCGCGCCTTCCACGCCTCCGTCGCGCTGGCCAACGCCGATCCACAGTCGACCGTCGGCGCGCTCACCCGGGAGGTGGACTGGGCCGTGCGGGCGGAGAAGGAGCTGGCGGTCGACCCGGAGTTCTTCACCGCCGTGCTGCCGGAACTGCCCGGGATCGGCGCCGTCGAGATCGAGCTGAAGGGCGGTCGCGGCGACAACGAGTTCACCCGGTTCCGCTACGACGTGACGCTGCGGGCCGCCGCACCGGCACCGGACGGACCGGTCCGGGTGGTCGGGTCGCCGGCCGGATTCCGCGACGCCCTCGCCGTCGGCGACGGTGCCACCGTGCTGCTGTCCGGGGTGCGCAACGCGCGACTCGCCGAGCCGGCCGCGCTGCTGGACCTGCTGGCCGACGCCGACACCGACCCGGACACCCCGGTGCGGCAGCTGCGCGACCTGGTCGCCGCGCGGGCCGCCGAGTGGGACGGCGTCGACCCGGCGGACCTGGTGGAGCTGGCCGACAAGTACGAGCGGCGGGCGGTGGTCTCCTGGTCCGGTACCTCGCCGACCGCGTTCGACGTGGTGTGCCGTCCGGCGAACGCCGCGACCGGCCAGGAGCCGGTCCGCGCCACCCGGGCAGCGCTGCCGGCGTCCTGGGACCGGTTCGGCAACACCCCGATGTCCGGCGCCGCCGACGACCGGCTCGTCGAGGGGGTACGCGACCACCTCCGGCAGCGCCTCCCCGGTCACCTCGTACCCGACGCGTTCGTGGTGCTGGCGGCCCTGCCGCTCAACACCAGCGGGAAGGTCGACCGCAAGGCACTTCCGGCGCCGGGCCGGGCCAGCGAACGGCCGTACGTCCCGCCCTCCACCGAGACCGAGCGCGCCGTGGCGGAGATCTGGACGGCCGTGCTGGACGTCGAGCGGGTCGGCGCCGACGCCCGCTTCTTCGAACTCGGCGGGCATTCCCTGCTGGCCACCCAGGTGCAGTCGCGGGTCCGGGACCGGTTCGCCGTCGAACTGCCGCTGCGCAGCATGTTCGAGCACGACTCGGTGGCCGCGCTGGCCGCCGAGATCGACCGTCGCAGTGTCGCGTCGGTGGGCGGTGGAGCCGACCTGGCGGGGCTCGTCACCGAGGTGGAGGGGCTCAGCGACGCCGAGGTGGAACGGATGCTGGAAGAACGGGGACTGGCGTGA